One stretch of Miscanthus floridulus cultivar M001 chromosome 18, ASM1932011v1, whole genome shotgun sequence DNA includes these proteins:
- the LOC136520377 gene encoding protein RGF1 INDUCIBLE TRANSCRIPTION FACTOR 1-like isoform X1, with translation MVMVSVASPSPMVRSEEDLGPPWLRPLLGTSFFVPCRLHPELGKNECNLFCLGCTGDALCAYCLPAHRDHHVVQIRRSSYHNVIRVSEVGKLIDISHVQTYVINSAKIVFLNGRPQARPGKGVTNTCEICCRSLPDSFRFCSLGCKLGGMQWDPSLTFAIRPKRGQGSGDDGSGSDDSFSPKKPRRMAGFDFGRFERPGIRWSDDEGSRSNDGPFTPGTPPINRCRPSRRKGIPHRSPFYG, from the exons ATG GTGATGGTGAGCGTGGCGAGCCCGAGCCCGATGGTGCGGTCGGAGGAGGACCTGGGCCCGCCGTGGCTGCGGCCGCTGCTGGGCACGAGCTTCTTTGTGCCGTGCCGGCTGCACCCGGAGCTGGGCAAGAACGAGTGCaacctcttctgcctcggctgcACCGGCGACGCCCTCTGCGCCTACTGCCTACCGGCGCACCGCGACCACCACGTCGTCCAG ATCCGGCGTTCGTCGTACCACAACGTGATCCGGGTGTCGGAGGTGGGGAAGCTGATCGACATCTCGCACGTGCAGACGTACGTGATCAACAGCGCCAAGATCGTGTTCCTCAACGGCCGCCCGCAGGCCAGGCCCGGCAAGGGCGTCACCAACACCTGCGAGATCTGCTGCCGGAGCCTCCCGGACTCCTTCCGATTCTGCTCCCTCGGATGCAAG CTGGGAGGGATGCAGTGGGACCCGAGCCTGACGTTCGCCATACGGCCGAAGCGCGGGCAGGGCTCCGGCGACGACGGGTCCGGCTCCGACGACTCGTTCAGCCCCAAGAAGCCCCGGCGGATGGCCGGGTTCGACTTCGGCCGCTTCGAGCGGCCGGGCATCCGGTGGTCCGACGACGAGGGTAGCAGGTCCAACGACGGGCCGTTCACGCCCGGAACGCCGCCGATCAACCGGTGCAGGCCGTCCAGGAGGAAGGGCATCCCCCACCGCTCCCCGTTCTACGGTTAG
- the LOC136520377 gene encoding protein RGF1 INDUCIBLE TRANSCRIPTION FACTOR 1-like isoform X2, whose amino-acid sequence MVSVASPSPMVRSEEDLGPPWLRPLLGTSFFVPCRLHPELGKNECNLFCLGCTGDALCAYCLPAHRDHHVVQIRRSSYHNVIRVSEVGKLIDISHVQTYVINSAKIVFLNGRPQARPGKGVTNTCEICCRSLPDSFRFCSLGCKLGGMQWDPSLTFAIRPKRGQGSGDDGSGSDDSFSPKKPRRMAGFDFGRFERPGIRWSDDEGSRSNDGPFTPGTPPINRCRPSRRKGIPHRSPFYG is encoded by the exons ATGGTGAGCGTGGCGAGCCCGAGCCCGATGGTGCGGTCGGAGGAGGACCTGGGCCCGCCGTGGCTGCGGCCGCTGCTGGGCACGAGCTTCTTTGTGCCGTGCCGGCTGCACCCGGAGCTGGGCAAGAACGAGTGCaacctcttctgcctcggctgcACCGGCGACGCCCTCTGCGCCTACTGCCTACCGGCGCACCGCGACCACCACGTCGTCCAG ATCCGGCGTTCGTCGTACCACAACGTGATCCGGGTGTCGGAGGTGGGGAAGCTGATCGACATCTCGCACGTGCAGACGTACGTGATCAACAGCGCCAAGATCGTGTTCCTCAACGGCCGCCCGCAGGCCAGGCCCGGCAAGGGCGTCACCAACACCTGCGAGATCTGCTGCCGGAGCCTCCCGGACTCCTTCCGATTCTGCTCCCTCGGATGCAAG CTGGGAGGGATGCAGTGGGACCCGAGCCTGACGTTCGCCATACGGCCGAAGCGCGGGCAGGGCTCCGGCGACGACGGGTCCGGCTCCGACGACTCGTTCAGCCCCAAGAAGCCCCGGCGGATGGCCGGGTTCGACTTCGGCCGCTTCGAGCGGCCGGGCATCCGGTGGTCCGACGACGAGGGTAGCAGGTCCAACGACGGGCCGTTCACGCCCGGAACGCCGCCGATCAACCGGTGCAGGCCGTCCAGGAGGAAGGGCATCCCCCACCGCTCCCCGTTCTACGGTTAG
- the LOC136523030 gene encoding uncharacterized protein yields the protein MGSGLSSSHRSSASLHQPLATPSPAAPPALVIAADGSLREFAPAPLHAVSVSDALAIGANADDRRFFVCSSDVLYFDADVPALGADELLRPGQIYFVLPAAMLGRPLSSADMAALAVRASQALAAGAAAGPRSGHGRLPRGCGVFAKTRVVPAAHHHHADGDEEVNEKLNQRTLGSFETTASRSPASNARKSAVAARPSPPVRRALSTIEEDAE from the coding sequence ATGGGATCAGGCCTCTCAAGCAGCCACCGGAGCAGCGCGTCGCTTCACCAGCCGCTGGCGACGCCGTCGCCGGCGGCCCCGCCGGCCCTGGTCATCGCGGCCGACGGCTCGCTGAGGGAGTTCGCGCCGGCGCCGCTCCATGCAGTCTCCGTCTCCGACGCGCTCGCCATCGGCGCCAATGCCGACGACCGCCGGTTCTTCGTGTGCAGCTCCGACGTGCTCTACTTCGACGCCGACGTCCCGGCTCTCGGCGCCGACGAGCTGCTCCGGCCGGGGCAGATATACTTCGTCCTCCCCGCGGCGATGCTCGGCAGGCCGCTCTCCAGCGCCGACATGGCCGCGCTCGCCGTGCGCGCGAGCCAGGCGCTGGCGGCGGGAGCGGCAGCGGGGCCGCGTAGTGGGCACGGACGACTCCCTCGCGGCTGCGGCGTGTTCGCGAAGACGCGCGTCGTGCCTGCGGCGCACCACCACCACGCGGACGGCGACGAAGAGGTCAACGAGAAGCTGAACCAGAGGACTCTTGGCAGCTTCGAGACGACGGCTTCACGTAGTCCGGCGAGCAACGCCAGGAAGTCCGCCGTGGCGGCGCGACCGTCTCCGCCTGTGAGGAGGGCGCTCAGCACCATTGAAGAGGATGCCGAGTGA